In the genome of Bradyrhizobium arachidis, one region contains:
- a CDS encoding MBL fold metallo-hydrolase — MGPQKLHSLSRRGFCMCCLGGAAFAAGAGWLTPRQAFAEARGIVSLIKDSAAKAVITTYKLRGNVSVLEGSGGNIAVLTGPDGKLLVDAGIGVSRPQLSKALAELGSEPVARLINTHWHFDHADGNEWLHAAGAKIIAHENTRKHLASIQRVEDWDYVFLPSPSDAVPVDVFTKNQDLTFNGASLALRYYGPAHTDSDISVMFTEANILHVGDTYWNGIYPFIDYSTGGGINGMIAASDANLAVAKDDTIIIPGHGKPVSNKAELQEFRDMLVAIRDNVGNLKQQGKTRDEAVAAKPTAAFDAKWGQFVIDPGFFTRLVYEGV, encoded by the coding sequence ATGGGACCGCAAAAGCTCCACTCCTTGTCGCGTCGCGGCTTTTGCATGTGTTGCCTCGGCGGCGCGGCGTTCGCCGCCGGTGCCGGATGGCTCACGCCGCGGCAGGCCTTCGCGGAAGCCCGCGGCATCGTCAGCCTGATCAAGGACAGCGCGGCAAAGGCTGTAATCACGACCTACAAGCTGCGCGGCAATGTCAGCGTGCTCGAAGGATCCGGCGGCAACATCGCGGTCCTCACCGGACCCGACGGCAAGCTCCTGGTCGATGCCGGCATCGGCGTCTCTCGCCCGCAGCTCAGCAAGGCGCTGGCCGAGCTCGGCAGCGAGCCGGTCGCGCGACTGATCAATACGCATTGGCACTTCGACCACGCCGACGGCAATGAATGGCTGCATGCCGCAGGCGCGAAGATCATCGCCCACGAAAATACCCGCAAGCATCTCGCCAGCATCCAGCGCGTCGAGGACTGGGACTACGTCTTCCTGCCGTCACCGTCAGACGCTGTGCCGGTCGACGTTTTCACCAAGAACCAGGATCTGACATTCAACGGCGCGTCGCTCGCGCTGAGATATTACGGGCCTGCGCATACCGATAGCGATATCTCCGTGATGTTCACCGAGGCCAACATCCTTCATGTCGGCGATACCTACTGGAACGGCATCTATCCGTTTATCGACTATTCGACCGGTGGCGGCATCAACGGCATGATTGCGGCGTCGGACGCCAATCTGGCAGTGGCCAAAGACGACACCATCATCATTCCCGGTCACGGCAAGCCCGTCAGCAACAAGGCCGAACTGCAGGAATTCCGCGACATGCTGGTCGCGATCCGGGACAATGTCGGCAATCTCAAGCAACAGGGAAAAACGCGTGACGAGGCCGTTGCCGCCAAGCCGACCGCCGCGTTCGACGCGAAATGGGGCCAGTTCGTCATCGATCCCGGCTTCTTCACCCGACTGGTCTATGAAGGCGTGTAG
- a CDS encoding carbohydrate ABC transporter permease — protein sequence MTDTVAQGSAVAKAAPDTMAWDSGLRRLMMIYLPLGCFVLILLFPFYWMAITSFKPNAELLNYKDHNPFWISSPTLAHIKHLLFNTSYPRWLKTTMLVAVGSTTLSLVASTLAAYAIERLRFRGSPYVGLGIYLAYLVPPSILFIPLATVVVQFGLFDSPLALILVYPTFLVPFCTWLLIGYFKSIPYELEECALVDGATRLQILRRITLPLAVPGLISAGIFSFTLSWNEFIYALAFIQSGANKTVPVAILTELVTGDVYQWGALMAGSLLGSLPVAIFYSLFVDYYVSSLTGAVKE from the coding sequence ATGACTGATACCGTCGCGCAAGGCTCTGCCGTCGCCAAGGCCGCTCCCGACACCATGGCCTGGGATTCCGGGCTGCGGCGGCTGATGATGATCTACCTGCCGCTCGGCTGCTTCGTGCTGATCCTGCTGTTTCCGTTCTACTGGATGGCGATCACCTCGTTCAAGCCGAACGCGGAGCTGCTCAACTACAAGGACCATAATCCGTTCTGGATCTCCTCGCCGACGCTGGCGCATATCAAGCACCTCTTGTTCAACACCTCCTACCCGCGCTGGCTGAAGACGACGATGCTGGTCGCGGTCGGCTCGACCACGCTGTCGCTGGTCGCGAGCACGCTCGCCGCCTATGCGATCGAGCGCCTGCGCTTCCGCGGCAGTCCCTATGTCGGCCTTGGCATCTATCTCGCCTATCTCGTGCCGCCGTCGATCCTGTTCATTCCGCTGGCCACCGTCGTGGTGCAGTTCGGCCTGTTCGACTCGCCGCTTGCCCTGATCCTGGTCTATCCGACCTTCCTGGTGCCGTTCTGCACCTGGCTGCTGATCGGCTATTTCAAGTCGATCCCCTACGAGCTCGAGGAATGCGCGCTGGTCGACGGCGCCACGCGGCTGCAGATCCTGCGCCGGATCACGCTGCCGCTCGCCGTGCCCGGCCTGATTTCGGCCGGCATCTTCTCCTTCACGCTGTCCTGGAACGAGTTCATCTACGCGCTCGCCTTCATCCAGAGTGGCGCCAACAAGACCGTACCGGTCGCGATCCTGACCGAGCTGGTCACCGGCGACGTCTACCAATGGGGCGCGCTGATGGCGGGCTCGCTGCTCGGCTCGCTGCCGGTCGCGATCTTCTACTCGCTGTTCGTGGATTATTACGTGTCCTCGCTGACCGGTGCGGTAAAGGAGTAA
- a CDS encoding esterase-like activity of phytase family protein, which produces MRATFLASVATIILTASTALAQNEGEFPAKLAGHVVMPAESFIDAPADAPADLKTSGKYTTGKRVDALGTVMGKSYERPTGVSLPFKGQPLQGHSGIKHMADGSYWVITDNGMGARANSPDSMLYLNRYKMDWASGKIERQETVFLHDPDKKVPFRIVHEDTQKRYLTGSDFDTEGFQIIGDVFWIGDEFGPYILKADKTGKILGVFETVADGKPVRSPDNWAVATPGAPGQTYTNVNLRRSKGYEGFASSKDGKFLYGLLEGPLWDAEKKDWEKVDGKEASRILEFDVAAEKFTGRYWQYVFEQNGNAIGDFNMIDPTAGLIIERDNGEGTADKACPQGQRGENCFPDIAKFKRIYKIELSDANVGKPVRKIGYIDLLKIQDPDKKARKPLNDGVYTFPFFTIENVDRVDDTHIIVGNDNNLPFSSSRDPNKADDDEFMLLEVADFLKAK; this is translated from the coding sequence ATGCGCGCGACCTTTCTTGCTTCCGTCGCAACGATCATTCTCACCGCGAGCACCGCGCTCGCCCAGAACGAGGGCGAATTCCCGGCCAAGCTCGCCGGCCACGTGGTCATGCCGGCCGAGTCGTTCATCGACGCGCCGGCCGATGCGCCCGCCGACCTCAAGACCTCCGGCAAGTACACCACCGGCAAGCGCGTCGACGCGCTCGGCACCGTGATGGGCAAGTCCTATGAGCGTCCGACCGGCGTCTCGCTGCCGTTCAAGGGCCAGCCTCTCCAGGGCCATTCCGGCATCAAGCACATGGCCGACGGCAGCTACTGGGTGATCACCGACAACGGCATGGGGGCGCGCGCCAACTCGCCGGACTCGATGCTGTACCTGAACCGCTACAAGATGGATTGGGCCAGCGGCAAGATCGAGCGCCAGGAGACCGTCTTCCTGCACGATCCCGACAAGAAGGTGCCGTTCCGCATCGTGCATGAGGACACCCAGAAGCGTTACCTGACCGGCTCCGACTTTGACACCGAAGGTTTCCAGATCATCGGCGACGTCTTCTGGATCGGCGACGAGTTCGGCCCCTACATCCTGAAGGCGGACAAGACCGGCAAGATCCTCGGCGTGTTCGAGACGGTTGCCGACGGCAAGCCGGTGCGCTCGCCCGACAATTGGGCGGTGGCAACGCCGGGCGCGCCGGGCCAGACCTACACCAACGTCAATCTGCGCCGCTCCAAGGGCTATGAGGGCTTCGCGTCCTCGAAGGACGGCAAGTTCCTCTACGGCCTGCTCGAGGGGCCGCTGTGGGATGCCGAGAAGAAGGACTGGGAGAAGGTCGACGGCAAGGAAGCCTCCCGCATCCTCGAATTCGACGTCGCTGCCGAGAAGTTCACCGGCCGCTACTGGCAATATGTGTTCGAGCAGAACGGCAACGCCATCGGCGACTTCAACATGATCGACCCGACGGCCGGCCTGATCATCGAACGTGACAATGGCGAAGGCACCGCCGACAAGGCCTGCCCGCAAGGCCAGCGCGGCGAGAACTGCTTCCCTGACATCGCCAAGTTCAAGCGCATCTACAAGATCGAGCTCTCCGACGCCAATGTCGGCAAGCCCGTGCGCAAGATCGGCTATATCGACCTGTTGAAGATCCAGGACCCCGACAAGAAGGCGAGGAAGCCGCTCAACGACGGCGTCTACACCTTCCCGTTCTTCACCATTGAGAACGTCGATCGCGTCGACGACACCCATATCATCGTCGGCAACGACAACAATCTGCCGTTCTCGTCCAGCCGCGATCCCAACAAGGCCGACGACGACGAATTCATGCTGCTCGAAGTCGCCGATTTCCTGAAGGCGAAGTAA